Proteins encoded within one genomic window of Hahella chejuensis KCTC 2396:
- the murB gene encoding UDP-N-acetylmuramate dehydrogenase, with product MRWELNADLAMRHTMGCPARVARMVSVTSINDIRCVLSELKSASSPAFVLGGGSNVVFTRDLAGVVIKMENRGVSVDASGSGDDIVRAAAGENWHEFVWWTLARSYVGLENLALIPGTVGAAPIQNIGAYGVELKDRLHSVRAVHMDTLEEREFSLSECCFGYRDSFFKSEQGRRWLIWEVAFRLSSDTPLVLEYAELRRRWELAGAPAEASAVAKIVEAIRAEKLPDPAQVPNSGSFFKNPVVSEARFLALSEKYPEMVSFPLPDGSRKLAAGWLIQACGWKGFLESGVGVYPKQALVLINPGHKPGSEVKLLASRIQASVEERFGVSLEVEPLIL from the coding sequence ATGCGTTGGGAATTGAATGCGGATCTGGCGATGCGCCACACCATGGGCTGCCCCGCTCGAGTGGCGCGTATGGTGTCTGTGACGAGTATTAATGATATTCGTTGTGTGTTGTCCGAGTTAAAGTCCGCATCTTCCCCTGCTTTTGTGCTTGGCGGCGGCAGTAACGTCGTTTTCACCCGCGATCTTGCGGGTGTCGTCATTAAGATGGAGAATCGCGGCGTCAGTGTGGATGCTTCAGGTTCGGGCGACGATATCGTGCGGGCGGCTGCAGGAGAGAACTGGCATGAGTTTGTCTGGTGGACGTTGGCGCGAAGCTACGTCGGGCTGGAGAATCTGGCCCTGATACCGGGCACAGTTGGCGCCGCGCCTATTCAAAACATCGGCGCCTATGGCGTGGAGCTAAAGGATCGATTGCACTCTGTGCGGGCGGTCCATATGGATACGCTGGAGGAAAGAGAGTTTTCTCTTTCTGAGTGTTGCTTTGGTTATCGCGACAGCTTTTTTAAGTCGGAGCAGGGTAGGCGATGGCTTATTTGGGAGGTGGCTTTCAGGCTGTCGTCAGATACTCCATTGGTTCTTGAGTATGCGGAGTTGAGACGGCGCTGGGAATTGGCGGGCGCTCCGGCTGAAGCCAGCGCTGTCGCGAAAATAGTGGAAGCGATTAGAGCTGAGAAACTGCCTGATCCGGCGCAAGTGCCCAACTCCGGCAGCTTTTTCAAAAACCCCGTTGTGTCTGAGGCGCGCTTTCTTGCGTTGAGCGAGAAGTATCCTGAAATGGTATCTTTTCCCTTGCCGGACGGCTCACGCAAGTTGGCGGCGGGTTGGCTGATTCAGGCTTGTGGTTGGAAAGGGTTTCTTGAAAGCGGCGTCGGCGTATATCCCAAGCAGGCTTTAGTGCTTATCAATCCTGGCCATAAGCCTGGTAGTGAAGTGAAATTACTTGCCTCAAGAATACAGGCTTCTGTTGAGGAGCGTTTTGGCGTGTCCCTGGAAGTCGAGCCTCTCATTTTGTAA
- a CDS encoding GntR family transcriptional regulator, with protein MAAPDSRTLADQAFERLQTAIVKGDIRAGEKISEAELSSKFGFGRGPLREALHRLEGRGLIVRKAHSGARVVALTFEELIELYEVRESLEGMAIRLASERMSQEEIDDLKRLMDIHAEQIKEEKGLAYYQKEGDFDFHFRIISGSKNRKLSNMLTGELYHLLRLYRYRLSTFSGRPEKAFHEHWRIIEALEERDGDLAELLMRRHISAARNNLIKKYRDGELQL; from the coding sequence ATGGCTGCGCCTGACTCCCGAACTCTTGCTGATCAAGCTTTTGAGCGCCTGCAGACGGCTATTGTCAAAGGCGACATTCGAGCGGGGGAGAAAATAAGTGAAGCAGAGCTGTCCTCAAAATTTGGCTTTGGTAGAGGGCCTCTAAGAGAGGCGCTGCACAGGCTGGAAGGAAGGGGACTGATTGTCCGTAAGGCGCATTCCGGCGCCAGAGTGGTGGCGCTAACCTTCGAGGAGCTGATTGAGCTGTACGAAGTGCGCGAATCCTTGGAAGGTATGGCGATTCGATTGGCTTCAGAGCGTATGTCGCAGGAAGAAATAGACGATTTAAAGCGTCTGATGGACATTCATGCAGAGCAAATCAAGGAAGAGAAGGGGCTCGCCTACTATCAGAAGGAAGGCGATTTCGACTTTCATTTTCGAATTATTTCCGGCAGTAAGAATCGCAAACTCAGCAACATGCTGACAGGCGAGCTATATCACCTGCTGAGGCTATATCGATATCGTCTCAGTACATTCAGCGGTCGACCCGAAAAAGCGTTTCATGAGCACTGGCGTATTATCGAGGCGCTTGAAGAGCGTGACGGCGACTTGGCTGAACTCCTAATGCGGCGGCACATTTCCGCTGCGAGAAACAATTTAATCAAGAAGTATCGCGATGGGGAGTTGCAGCTGTAG
- the prpB gene encoding methylisocitrate lyase encodes MSAGRRFRKALEDNQPLQIVGAINAYCAMMAERVGHQAIYLSGGGVANASFGLPDLGMTSMNDVLEDVRRITAASELPLLVDIDTGWGGAFNISRTVKEMIRAGAAAVHIEDQVAQKRCGHRPNKEIVSQEEMVDRIKAAADARTDKDFFIMARTDAFAQEGLQAAIDRAGACLEAGADGIFAEAVTELEHYQAFSNALSAPILANITEFGQTPLYNKAELAAVGVAMVLYPLSAFRAMNRAALNVYENILSKGDQKEVVDSMQTRMELYDFLGYHDYEKKLDALFAAGKNK; translated from the coding sequence ATGTCAGCAGGACGTCGCTTTCGCAAAGCGCTAGAAGATAACCAGCCGCTGCAAATTGTCGGGGCTATCAACGCCTATTGCGCAATGATGGCGGAAAGAGTGGGGCATCAGGCTATATATCTGTCAGGTGGTGGCGTGGCCAATGCGTCATTTGGGCTTCCTGACCTGGGAATGACCAGTATGAATGATGTCCTGGAGGATGTGCGCAGAATTACAGCGGCGTCAGAACTTCCCTTGTTGGTCGATATCGATACGGGGTGGGGCGGCGCTTTCAATATCTCGCGTACGGTCAAAGAAATGATTCGCGCTGGCGCTGCGGCGGTTCACATCGAAGATCAGGTGGCGCAAAAACGCTGTGGGCACAGACCTAATAAAGAAATCGTCAGCCAGGAAGAAATGGTGGATCGTATAAAAGCCGCGGCGGACGCGCGTACGGATAAAGACTTCTTCATCATGGCGCGAACGGATGCGTTTGCTCAGGAAGGATTGCAGGCGGCGATTGATCGCGCAGGCGCCTGCCTGGAGGCGGGCGCTGACGGCATCTTCGCTGAAGCGGTGACGGAGCTGGAGCATTACCAGGCCTTCTCAAATGCGTTAAGCGCCCCGATTTTGGCCAACATTACCGAGTTCGGACAAACCCCGTTGTACAACAAGGCTGAGCTGGCCGCTGTTGGTGTGGCGATGGTTTTGTATCCACTGAGCGCTTTCAGGGCGATGAACCGCGCTGCTCTGAATGTCTATGAAAACATTTTGAGTAAGGGCGATCAGAAGGAAGTGGTCGATTCCATGCAGACCCGTATGGAGCTGTACGATTTTCTTGGGTATCACGATTACGAGAAGAAACTGGA